The following is a genomic window from Niabella soli DSM 19437.
GCATATCCGGAATTTGCTTGCTGTCTGTTGACTATTCACTTTTCACCATTATTACCCTTTTTTTGGGAACCCTGTTTAAGAGTAAATTTTCTTAATGAATCTGATGACGGGCTATAAAGGCCTGCGTTTCCTGCCACCAGGGGCTATTTTCATCCCAACTGATCGTTGACCCACCGGCCGCCTTATTGCCGCTCCAGATCACTACACCATCCGTAAGCGGGTACAATGTTTCCAATTCAAACTTCCAGACAGCCGCCGGGACAAACTGCAGGTCCAGGCCGGTGCCTTCATGAAACTGGGGCCATATATAAGCGTAAATGTGTTTGCCGGTATTATATTTTTTTGCTTCAGATACTACTGCTGTAACAAAGTTCTTCCACGCCAGGGTGTCCGTATTAAAGGTATAACAAGCAGGAAAAAATATATCGACCACATTGGCCAGCGGCGTCAGGGCATTATTCGTTTTTTGCCAGTTTACATAGTTTGCGCTTCCCACAGGCTGAATATTGTTCCAGTTATATTTATTCTGTGGTATAGCCCCGTAGTAACCGACCGGGGATTGCGGGTTTGTCTTCTTAAAAATTTTCACTACCTGGATGTATCTTTCTATCGTGGTGGGGAGCTGTGCAGCGGCATAAGACCAGGATTCTATATCCAGCGTTACCGGCGTATTGGTATTTGATAAACTTTTTTTGGCCGCCGCAACTATTTTTGTTGAGTCCGGCAATTTATCCGTCGGGTTAGCAGGATCCGGAGTGATCAATGCGTTCTCATAAAAAATATTCAGGGCATGTACACCCTTACTGGTAAGATCCGGGGTATTCGAATAATGGATCGAATTAAAGATCTTAAATGAGGAAGCTGCGGGAGATTGAACCTGAGAAGCCCCTTTAGAACATCCCATAAAAAATACAAAAACGGAACATCCTGCTACGATCAGAAATAATGACTTATTGTGCACGGGAAGTAATTGTAATTCAAATAACCGCCAAAACTGCGCCGAATTTCCTTTGCTGCGCTTATTACCTGCTTATAAATCATTTTGCTTAAAATAGATTTTATCTCCAAGGTCCCGCAGATGGCGCTGATCTTGCGCAGAATAAATTGGGTTTTCAAAGCTCATTCAATTTAAAAAACTGGTCGGCCCGGATGCCACGTGGCGTTTCGCGCAGGGTACAGCATTCTATTTCTGGATCGTGCTCAAAAAAGAGCACGTAATTATTTGCAACAGCTTCTTTCAAAAAAGCTTCTTTTTCCGTCATAGTAATTAACGGTCGCGTATCATAAGCCATTACGTAAGGCAGGGGGATGTGCCCCGGGGAAGGCAGCAGATCCGCCATAAATACAATCGTTTTTTCTTTATACTGCACCTGGGGCAACATCATAGCATCGGTATGGCCGTTGGCAAACCGAATGGAAACATTTTCCAGAAACAATGCAGTATCGAACTGCACTGCATCACTGGTTATATCGTCAATGAACTTTAATCTGCCACTTTCCTGTATGGGCAGAATATTCTCCTTCAGGAAGGAGGCCTTCTCTCTTGGATTGGGGTACATCGCCCAGTTCCAATGTGCTTCATTGCTCCAGTAAACTGCATTCTTAAATGCAGGAACTAATTTATCATCTTCTTTTTTAATAGCCCCGCCACAATGGTCAAAATGCAGGTGAGTCAGGAACACATCAGTAATATCATCCCTATGAAAACCGTTCGCCGCCAATGATCGGTCCAGGTTGTCGGAGCCATGCAAGTAATAATACCCAAAGAATTTTTCACTTTGCTTATCGCCCATACCACAGTCCACCAGGATCAGCCGGTTACCCGTTTCAATCAATAAACTTCTGGTCGCCCAACTGCACATATTATTTTCATCTGCAGGGTTCAGCTCGTTCCAGATGCTTTTGGGCACCACTCCGAACATCGCGCCCCCATCTAATTTAAAATGTCCGCAATTAACTGTATATAGATTCATAAAACTGTGTTATAAGCTTATAATATTATAATAAATAATAATATACATAACTACTTTTGGGTTCAGAAAATGCCAAAAAAAATAATGAACCAAGTTAAACATATTTTGGTATTCTTCCTTCTATTGGTGGGAATTGCAGCGTGTCGCAAAAGAGACCCGGCTGGTCTCTTCCCGGCAAAGACGAACCCTGCGGCTACTCCAACTCATACCCCAACACCAACTCCAACCCCCAATCCTACTCCCAATCCTGG
Proteins encoded in this region:
- a CDS encoding MBL fold metallo-hydrolase is translated as MNLYTVNCGHFKLDGGAMFGVVPKSIWNELNPADENNMCSWATRSLLIETGNRLILVDCGMGDKQSEKFFGYYYLHGSDNLDRSLAANGFHRDDITDVFLTHLHFDHCGGAIKKEDDKLVPAFKNAVYWSNEAHWNWAMYPNPREKASFLKENILPIQESGRLKFIDDITSDAVQFDTALFLENVSIRFANGHTDAMMLPQVQYKEKTIVFMADLLPSPGHIPLPYVMAYDTRPLITMTEKEAFLKEAVANNYVLFFEHDPEIECCTLRETPRGIRADQFFKLNEL